The Flavobacterium faecale genome has a segment encoding these proteins:
- a CDS encoding IS3 family transposase, translating to MLGMNQSSYYRRPSLGKKGNKPSVFTYNKFKGMVSQETVIASVKEILSHEFIDCGYRLMTSYLHRDGYKINHKKLYRIMKEEGLLKLENRINRSGSGRKFVKYRKVITVRPFQCIEMDIKMVWIPSVGKNAYLLSIIDVHTRRILKDYFSFSIKQNKVITFLSDLFLEYQYPENVVIRSDNGSQFIAKSVREYLGIIGVQQEFTHVATPEENAHIEAYHGILKKEVFQRVDYRTFGEIEQILKRYVIFYNNNRLHGLLGRITPMEKWNQDKDLILLEKLTA from the coding sequence ATGTTAGGTATGAATCAAAGCAGCTATTACCGAAGGCCAAGTCTTGGCAAAAAAGGTAATAAGCCTAGTGTCTTTACTTATAATAAGTTCAAGGGAATGGTGAGTCAAGAAACTGTTATAGCATCGGTTAAAGAGATTTTAAGCCATGAGTTTATAGACTGCGGATACCGCTTAATGACTTCTTACTTACATCGAGATGGATATAAGATTAATCACAAAAAGCTTTACCGAATTATGAAAGAAGAAGGCTTGTTAAAACTCGAAAATAGGATAAACAGGAGTGGTTCTGGGCGTAAGTTTGTAAAATATAGAAAGGTTATTACTGTTAGGCCGTTTCAGTGTATAGAAATGGATATTAAGATGGTTTGGATTCCTAGTGTAGGTAAAAATGCCTACTTACTATCAATCATAGACGTTCATACCCGTAGAATTTTAAAAGATTACTTCTCTTTTTCAATAAAACAGAACAAAGTAATAACATTCCTTTCTGATTTATTTTTAGAATACCAATACCCTGAAAACGTTGTTATTAGAAGTGATAATGGTAGTCAATTTATTGCCAAAAGTGTTCGTGAATACCTAGGTATAATAGGTGTTCAGCAGGAATTTACACATGTAGCCACACCTGAAGAAAATGCACATATTGAAGCTTATCATGGAATCCTAAAAAAAGAAGTGTTCCAAAGGGTTGATTATAGAACTTTTGGAGAAATTGAACAGATATTAAAAAGGTATGTGATTTTCTATAACAATAATAGGCTGCATGGGCTATTAGGACGTATTACACCAATGGAAAAATGGAACCAAGATAAAGATCTAATTTTATTGGAAAAATTAACCGCATAA